One Carassius carassius chromosome 28, fCarCar2.1, whole genome shotgun sequence genomic window carries:
- the LOC132107553 gene encoding olfactory receptor 52K2-like, whose product MKDLPAENFSCTDFKLIGFYSLGEWRPLLFLPFFLIFLLAITTNSILIYLITSQKSLHSPMYVLIGLMAVVDLMLPIFFVPNMLLNFLFNWTGISLTGCLIQMFSLHFVGTFQSTLLLWMALDRYFAICKPLYYHKYMEIPNFLKFVFVPVIRNVLLVVTTVSLAGKLSFCVTDIIDHCFCEHMVLVQLACGDITINNFVGLLTVFFIPTADFILINISYFVIFTSVFKSGKTNMKALNTCITHFIVMSVTLTFALIAFLSYRIRNNFSPSGRVFVSTMYLLFPSCFNPIIYGVRTKEIRQTFMKFIKNVKVLPL is encoded by the coding sequence ATGAAGGATCTTCCTGCAGAAAATTTTTCATGCACAGACTTCAAACTGATTGGTTTCTACAGTCTAGGAGAATGGAGACCTTTATTATTTTTGCCTttctttctgatttttttattagCTATAACAACAAATTCTATTCTCATATATTTAATCACCTCTCAGAAGTCTCTGCATTCTCCTATGTATGTACTAATTGGTCTTATGGCTGTTGTAGACCTTATGTTGCCTATATTTTTTGTACCTAATATGCTTCTAAACTTTTTGTTTAATTGGACTGGGATATCGCTAACTGGTTGCTTGATACAAATGTTTAGCCTTCATTTTGTTGGAACATTTCAGTCCACTTTGCTTTTGTGGATGGCACTAGATCGTTACTTTGCAATTTGCAAACCTCTTTATTATCACAAATACATGGAAATCCCTAACTTTCTAAAGTTTGTTTTTGTGCCAGTAATCAGAAATGTACTCCTGGTAGTCACCACTGTCTCTCTGGCAGGAAAACTGTCATTTTGTGTAACAGATATCATTGATCATTGTTTTTGTGAACACATGGTATTGGTTCAGTTAGCATGTGGAGATATAACTATTAATAATTTTGTAGGACTTTTGACTGTTTTCTTTATCCCAACTGCAGATTTTATTCTTATCAATATTTCTTACTTTGTGATTTTCACCTCTGTGTTCAAGTCTGGCAAAACTAACATGAAGGCCTTAAACACCTGCATTACTCACTTCATTGTTATGTCAGTTACTTTGACCTTTGCCTTAATTGCATTTTTGTCATACAGAATAAGAAATAATTTTTCTCCTAGTGGTCGTGTGTTTGTGAGCACAATGTACTTACTTTTTCCAAGTTGTTTTAACCCAATAATTTATGGAGTGAGAACAAAAGAAATTAGACAAACATTTATGaagttcattaaaaatgtaaaagtattacCATTGTaa
- the or55e1 gene encoding olfactory receptor 52K2 translates to MIEELQGANISHTKFLFMGFPEIYKYRRLLFLPFFLSYILVVVGNSLLLSVIKNTESLHSPMYILVSALAIVDIIVPTAIIPAMLLSFLFDFNEISLTGCLTQMFVTHFFSSVESTILLTMALDRFVAICKPLHYNEIMNPSMFLKALLFTLIRSGTIMFALVALAAPLSFCESNIIHHCYCDHMALVSLACDSISKNNAMGLVVIICFVGIDISVIFFSYVKILHVVLGAAAREDHWKAFHTCGTHLMVMMCFYFVGSITFLSRNLKIPIPVDVNTFLGVMYIVFPASVNPIIYGVRTKEIRNALLKMFNRVSIVKVSAIKI, encoded by the coding sequence ATGATTGAAGAACTCCAAGGAGCAAACATCTCACATACAAAATTCTTATTTATGGGATTTCCAGAGATCTACAAATACAGACGTCTGCTTTTTCTGCCATTTTTTCTAAGTTACATCTTGGTTGTGGTGGGGAATTCTTTGTTACTTTCTGTGATCAAAAATACCGAAAGTCTTCACAGTCCTATGTACATACTTGTGTCTGCTTTGGCGATTGTCGACATCATTGTACCCACTGCCATTATCCCAGCAATGCTTCTCAGTTTCCTCTTTGACTTTAATGAGATATCTTTAACTGGATGTTTGACACAAATGTTTGTTACTCATTTCTTTTCTTCTGTAGAATCCACCATACTTTTAACTATGGCTTTAGATCGTTTTGTGGCCATTTGCAAGCCACTACATTACAATGAAATCATGAACCCATCCATGTTTTTGAAAGCGCTTCTTTTCACACTGATCAGGAGTGGCACTATAATGTTTGCGTTGGTCGCTTTAGCTGCACCTTTGTCTTTTTGTGAGTCTAACATTATCCATCATTGCTACTGTGACCACATGGCTCTTGTTAGCTTGGCCTGTGATTCAATAAGCAAAAATAATGCAATGGGACTGGTTGTGATTATCTGTTTTGTGGGAATTGACATATCTGTTATTTTCTTCTCCTATGTAAAAATCTTGCATGTCGTGTTGGGGGCTGCAGCCAGAGAGGATCATTGGAAAGCATTTCATACCTGCGGTACACACTTAATGGTTATGATGTGTTTTTACTTTGTAGGTAGTATTACCTTTCTCTCTCGAAATCTTAAAATTCCAATCCCAGTTGACGTTAATACCTTTCTGGGTGTGATGTATATAGTATTTCCTGCAAGTGTCAATCCAATCATTTATGGTGTGCGGACAAAAGAAATAAGGAATGCTTTACTGAAAATGTTCAATAGAGTTTCCATTGTAAAGGTTTCAGCGATAAAGATTTGA